Part of the Devosia sp. SL43 genome, AAACCCTGAGCTATCACGATCCGGCCCTCGTCCCACCGCATGCCTATCTGGCTGCCTACCTCTGGCTGCGCCATGAATTCGGAGCGCATGCGCTCATTCACAACGGCAAGCACGGCACCCTCGAATGGCTGCCCGGCAAGGCGACGGCGCTGGACGAAGCGAGCTATTCCGATGCGCTCTGGGGCCAGTTGCCGCACCTTTATCCCTTCATCGTCAACGACCCGGGCGAGGGCACGCAGGCCAAGCGGCGCACTGGCGCCGTCATCATCGACCACCTCGTACCGCCGCTGACCCGCGCGGAGACCTATGGCCCGTTGAAAGACCTCGAGGCACTGCTCGACGAATACTACGCCGCCTCCGGCATGGACCGCCGTCGCCTCGCCGACCTGCGCCGTCGCATCCTTGATTTTACCCGCGATGCGCGCCTCGACCGCGATATCGGCCTGCCCGAGGACGAAACGCAGGCGCTAATCAAGATCGACAATTTTCTGTGCGACCTCAAGGAAGCGCAAATTCGCGATGGCCTGCATGTGTTCGGCCAGTCGCCACAGGGCGCGCTGGAACGCGATCTGACGGTCGCCCTAGCCCGTGTACCGCGCGGAGAGGGACCAGGCGAAGGCTCGCTGATCCGGGCATTGGCGGACGACCTGAAGCTGGGCATCGACCCGCTCACGGCGAAGCTGGGCGCGCCGTGGACCGGGCCTACCCCCACCCTCACTCGCTCCCCACAAGGGGGAGGGAAGCCTGTTCCCGACTCGCTGAAACCTCAGTCGTCTCCCTCCCCTCGATGGGGAGGGATCAAGGGTGGGGTGGAGCCACGCACTCTGGGTGACGTGGTAGAACACCTGGAAAGCCTTGCCGCTTCGCTAGTCGAAGTCACCCTCGCGCCGGAAGGGAGCTGGACCGCCACCCGCTCTGTCCTCGACACTATCCAAACCCTCATCCGTCCCCGCCTCGCCGCCTCAGGCCCTGCCGAAATGGCCGCCCTGCTCGATGGCCTAGACGGCAAGTTCATCCGCCCCGGTCCGTCCGGCGCTCCCTCGCGTGGGCGACTGGATGTCCTCCCCACCGGCCGCAATTTCTATTCCGTCGACTCCCGCGCCGTCCCCACGCCCACCGCCTGGGAACTGGGCCGCAAATCCGCCGAAAGCCTCGTGCTCCGTCATCTGCAGGATCATGGCCATCATCTCCGCTCGGTCGCCCTCTCCGTCTGGGGCACCGCCAATATGCGCACCGGCGGCGATGACCTCGCCCAGGCCCTGGCGCTGATTGGCGCCCGGCCCACCTGGGACCCGGGTTCGCTGCGCGTCTCCGGCTATGAAATCATCCCGCTGGCCAAGCTCGGCCGGCCGCGGGTCGATGTGACCTTGCGCATTTCAGGCTTCTTCCGCGATGCCTTCCCGGCTCAGATCGCGCTGTTCGATCGCGCCATTCGCGCCGTCGGCGCGCTCGACGAGCCCACTGACGACAACCCCATCGCTGCCCGCATGCGCACCGATGCGCTTGGCCTGATGGCGCAGGGGCAATCCGAGCGCGAGGCGGCACTGGCTGCCGGGCATCGCATCTTCGGCAGCAAGCCGGGCACCTATGGCGCCGGCCTCAATGCCATGATCGATTCCGGCGTCTGGTCGACCAAGGCTGATCTCGGCAAGCAGGCAATCGATTGGGGGCAATATGCCTATGGTGCGCAGGCCGCAGGCACGCCGCAGCGTGATCGCTTCGCGGCCCGGCTGTCCGATATCGACGCCGTCATCCACAACCAGGACAATCGTGAACACGACCTGCTCGACAGCGATAACTACTACCAGTTCGCGGGTGGGCTCTCGGCCGCTGTCGAAACGCTGACCGGCGTCAAACCGGCAGCCTACCACAATGACCACTCCCGCCCCGAACGTCCGCTGATCCGCACGCTGGAGGAGGAAATCTCCCATGTGATGCGCTCGCGCGTGGTCAATCCCAAATGGATCGCGGGCATGCAGCGCCACGGTTATCGCGGCGCCTTCGAGATCATTGCCACGGTTGATTTCATGTTCGCCTTCGCCGCCACCACCGGCGCGGTCAAGACGCATCACTTCGACCTGGCCTTCGAGGCCTTTGTCGAGGACGAGGCGATCCGCGATTTCATCCAGGGCGCCAATCGCTACGGCTATGACGAGCTGATCGCCAAGTTCAACGACGCGCGCCAGCGCGGCCTGTGGGCGCCCCGGTCCAATTCGGCCTATGCTCTGCTGGCGGGGGAATCATGAAAAACACCATCGTCTACCTCATCGGCCATTACGGCGTCGGCAAGCTGACCATCGCCCGGGCCATCTGCGCGGCGACTGAGGCGAGGCTGTTCGACAATCATCTGGCCAACAACGTCATCTTCTCGCTGATCCGTGCCGACGGCAAAACGCCCTTGCCTGAGGGCGTCTGGGACAGGATCGAGGTCATCCGCGAGCAGGCGCTGTTGTCGATGGAAGAGTTGGCGCCGGCGGATGCCAGCTTCGTGCTGACCAACTGCCTGCTCGACAACGATCCGGGTGATTGGGCGGCCTATGATCGGGTTTTGGAGACGGCAAGGCGCCGGGATAGCACGTTCGTTCCCGTGCTGTTGGCCGCATCTGATGCCGCCCACGCTGCCCGCATGGCATCGCCCGATCGGGCCGAGCGGCTCAAGATGACCGATGCCATCGGCGCCGAACGGAAGCGCCACGCCAACGCACTGCTGCGCATCGACCACCCCAACCGCCTCGATCTCGACACCACCACCCTGCCGCCATCCGAGGCGGCGCGCCTCATCATCGAACACGCGGAGCGTCTCGCATGACCGACAAACCGGCCAAGAAAACCGACCTGATGAGCGAGGCCGAGCGCGACGCCTATCACGCCGAAAAGATGAAGAAGAAGAAGGAGGCGCGGAACAAGATCCTCGCCACCAAGACGCAGGAAAAGGGTCTGCTGATCGTCCATACCGGCAAGGGCAAGGGCAAGTCGACTGCCGCCTTCGGCATGGTGTTCCGCGCGCTCGGCCATGGCTTCAAGGTCGGCGTGGTGCAGTTCGTCAAGGGCGTCTGGGAAACCGGCGAGCGCGACGTGCTGCTGAAATTCCCCGATCTCGTCACTATCAACGCCATGGGCGAAGGCTTCACCTGGGACGTCGCCGACCGCCAGCGCGATCTGGCCGCCGCCCGCAAGGCCTGGGACCAGGCCAAGGCGCTGATCGCGGACCCCAGCTACAAGCTGGTCCTGCTCGACGAGCTCAACATCGTTTTGCGCTACGACTACCTGCCCATCGAGGAAGTCGTCGAATTCCTGCGCAACAAGCCCGAAGACACCCATGTCATCGTCACCGGCCGCAACGCCAAGGACGAGTTGATCGAAATCGCCGACCTCGTCACCGAAATGACCGAGATCAAGCATCACTTCCGGGCCGGGGTGAAGGCGCAGAAGGGGATCGAGTTCTAGCAGTCGCCCTTTAGCGATTGCACCAGGCGCTCCACGATTGCGTCCATTTCAATCCGGTCACGCTGGCCATACTCGGCCCTGAACGCGGCATAGCTGGCGCCGTCGCAGAGCAGGATCATGCGCTGGTAGACAACCTGCCCGCCCGACAGGCCCGACCAACTTGCCCATCTGGGTGTGGTGGCCTGGTAGGTGATATTCCAGCCCGCCTCAATGTCCTGCTCCATGCGCCAAGCGACGTCGCTTTCAAAGTCCGGCGTAACGATGCCCGAATGTCCGCCCCAAACACTAAGTGCGATAGCCTTTCCCGGCACCGCAAAGTGCTGCCCGTCGCCATTGGCCGGCTCCCCCTGACCAACAAACCCCTCAGGGATATCGATCGAAAAGCCGAAGCGGGGATTGGCGTAGCTGCCCCAATCCTGCGCGAGGGCTGGTGTGGTTAGCAGGGCGAACAGGGCGAGGAACAGGGTGCGCATGGCGTGGATTCTGCCTGTGTCATCAGTGATGGGCAAGAGGAAGAGTGCCCCCACCTAACCTCCCCCTGAAGGGGGAGGGACTGATCGCGTTTGGGGCACCATCTTGCGACAAGCTCCGGCCGGTCCCTCCCCCTTCAAGGGGAGGTTAGGTGGGGGCCTCTTCGCACGACGCTTAGACCACCACGATCCCCGAATGCTTCGCCTTCTGCTCGGGCTCGACATGGATGGTGATCTGCACGTCCCGCACGGCCTCGCGCAGCTTGGCTTCGATGGCGTCGCAAATCGTGTGCGCCGCATCCACCGTCATCGTACCCGGCACCACCAGGTGAAAATCGATGAAGGTCATCTTGCCGGCCTGGCGGGTGCGGATGTCATGGGCTTCGATAGCGCCGTCGGCATTGGTGGCGATGACCTCGCGGATGGTTTTCTGCGTGTCGGGTGGAACGGCGACGTCCATCAGGCCGCCGACGCTCTGGCGAATGACGCCCCAGCCCGACCACAGGATGTTGAGCGCGACGAGCGCCGCCAGCACCGCATCGAGCTGGGCCCAGCCGGTGGCGTAGACCAGCGCCAGACCGACCAGCACGCCGATGGTCGATACCACGTCGGTCAGCAGATGCTTGCCGTCGGCCTCCAGCGCCGGTGATCGGACCTTGCGTCCATGCCGCACCAGCACGAACGACCAGATGGCATTGATCGCCGTCGCGACGACACTGACGGCCAGTCCCTGCATCGGTGCATCGGGCAGTTCAGGCGCCATGAACCCAAGCACGGCCTCGCGCAGGATCAGGATTGCCGCCACGATGATCATCACGCCGACAATCACCGCCGAAAAGTATTCGGCCTTGTGATAGCCATAGGGCAGGGCGGCATCGGCCGGTTTCTGCGCCAGGCGGACAGCCACCAGCGCGACGATGGCCGTCACCACATTGACGATCGATTCCAGCGCATCGGAATAGAGCGCGATCGAGCCGGTGAGGGACCAGGCGAGGAACTTGAGCCCGAGCACGATCATCCCGACCAGCAGGCTCGCCGCGGCAATGGCCAGCGTTCGATTTGCGGTGATGCTCAAGGCGTGCCCTTCCTGCGTTGGAAAATGGCCATAACCCGTCACGGGAAGGGCGGCAAGTTATTGAATTTGCAAATCATTTTCAGAAGCATTCCGATGTGGCTACCATTCAAGGCAAGCCATTGATTGACCACGCGCTTCTGCCCGCCTAGAACGCAGGGAGCGCAGAGTTCCCCTGACGGAACTGAAACAGAATCCGGTGCGGTCGACCCAAGCGGGGACCAACTCCGGGGCTGCAACGGTCTTGAGCGAACCTGCCTCTTGGCTTTGAGAGGCGAGATATGACGGACGCATCGGCACGCATCGTCGCCGGCATCGGCTTCGCCACCGCAGCGAGCGCCGATGAGCTTATCGGTTTGATCGAACGCTGCCTTGAAGAAGCTGGCTTAGCACCCGAAGCCCTTGCGGCCATCGGCACCCACGCCCGCAAGCGCGGCTGGGCCGTGCCCATTGTCGTTGCCGGTCACTTCGGCGTGCCGCTGCGCCTGCTCGATGATGCGGAATTGGCGGGCGAAAGCGTCGCCGAAGCAGTTGCCGCCGCTGCCGGGCCACTCCGCCTCGGCAAGCGCAAATCGCGCTACGCCACCTGCGCTCTGGCCGACTGCCGCCCCGGCTTTAACGTTGCAAGCTTCGGTCAGCCGCCCAGCCCGAGGGCGGAGATGGCGTCGTCGATCGTGGCCACTTCGAGCGCCGGGCCATAGGCGGGGCGGGCGATCATGATCACCTTGACCCCCAGCCTCTGCGCCGCTTCGAGCTTGGCCGCCGTCTGCGCGCCGCCCGAATTCTTGGTGACCAGATGAGTGATGCCCTCGCGCTCCATCAGGCGCATTTCGCTTTCGACGTCGTAGGGCGGGCGCGTCTGCAACAGGCTCGCATGGCGCGGCATGTCGATTTCGGGCGTCTCAATGGTGCGGACGACGAACTGGCAATCGTCGCGCTCGAGGAATTGTTCGAGGCCGGTATGGCCTGTGGTCAGCAGCACATCAGCATTGGGCGGCAGCGCCGCCGCCGCCTCGGCCGCCGTTTCCACCGTAATCCAGTCGGCACCCATCCGTTGTTCCCAGGCCGGGCGCATGTAGCGCACCAGCGGAATGCCGGTCTGCTGCGCGGCGGCGACCGCATTGATCGAGATCAGCCCGGCATAGGGGTGCGTGGCGTCGACAATGCGCTCCATCCGCGCCGCACGCAGGTAGGCGGCGAGCCCGGGAATGCCGCCGAACTTGCCCATGCGAATATCGCCCTCGGGCAGGATCGGATCCTGCGTGCGGCCCGCCAGAGAGGTGGTCACGTCGTGGCCCATCGCCACCAGCCGGTTGGCCAGTTCGCGCGCTTCGGCGGTGCCGCCAAGAATCAAAATCTTCATCGGTCTGCGCCTCTTTCTGCCGCCAATGTGCCCATTCGCGTGACGGGCCTCAAGGGTGGTTGCGCCGATGTTTGACTGGATCAGGCGACCAAAGCGTCGCGGCCACTTTGCAGCACTCGATCACGCCGATTTTCCGGCAATGGCGCCGGGCTCGGTCTGGCTGGTCGGCGCCGGCCCCGGCGGCCCCGGCCTCGTGTCGCTATTGGCCTATCATGCGCTCGGACAAGCCGATGTGATCGTGCATGACGCGCTGGTTTCGGCCGAGCTGCTGGCGCTGGCGCCCGAGCGAACCGAACGGGTGTTTGCCGGCAAGCGCGGTGGACGTCCGTCGCCGAAGCAGGCCGATATCTCGCTGCAACTCATCGATCTGGCCATGTCAGGCAAGCGCGTGCTGCGGCTCAAGGGCGGCGACCCCTATATGTTTGGACGCGGCGGCGAGGAGGCCGGGGCACTGGCAAAGGCGGGCGTGCCGTTCCGCATCGTGCCCGGAATTTCATCCGGGTTGGGTGGCTTGGCGTATGCCGGCATTCCCGTGACCCATCGCGATACCAACCAGGCAGTGATCTTCCTCACGGGTCACGACGAGTCGGGCGCCGTGCCGCATGGCGTCGATTGGCCCGCCGTAGCCCACGCTGCGCCGGTCATCGTCATGTTCATGGCGGTCAAGCATCTGGGCGCCATCGCCGAACGCCTGCTGGCCGCCGGTCGCGACGGCAGCGATCGCGTCGCCATCGTCTCCAACGCGGCGACGGCCCGGCAGTCCGTGCTCGAAACCACGCTGGCCGAAGCCAAAGATCTGGTCGATGTGCCGACCCCGGCCATTGTCGTGCTCGGCCCGGTCAGCGCCTATCGTCCGTCGCTCGACTGGTATGTCGGCGAGGCCAGGAGGCATGTCTTTGGCTAAAGGCCTCGTCATCGCCGCGCCCCGGTCGGGCTCGGGCAAGACCGTGATCACCCTTGGCCTGCTGGCCGCCTTGCGGCGGCGCGGCGTGGTCGTGGCTCCGGCCAAGACCGGTCCCGACTATATCGACCCAACCTTCCTCGGCCGTGCCGCCCTGCGCGACGCGGTCAATCTCGACCCCTGGTCGATGCAACCCAAGCGGCTGAAGGCATTGGCCGAAATGCAGGCGACCGGCGCCGACCTGCTGCTGGTCGAGGGCGTCATGGGCCTGTTCGATGGCGCCGCCGATGGTTTTGGCTCGACGGCCGATCTGGCCACGCTGCTCGAACTCCCCGTTGTCCTGGTGATCGATGCCACAAGCCAGAGCCAGTCGGTGGCGCCATTGGTGGCCGGCTTCGCCAATTTCCGCGTCGGCCTCCGGCTGGGCGGCGTCATCTTCAACCGTGTCGCCTCGATGAAGCACGAGCGCATGCTGGTCGATGCGCTGGCCGTGACCGGCAT contains:
- a CDS encoding cobaltochelatase subunit CobN, with translation MHLLSAQAGAIQQEGEAIDLNQRPGALVFASSADSELAMLAGAADRAGEVELRLANTLRLSNNLSVDLWLEQTVRHARLVVLRLIGGAAYFQYGVDELTALCANSKIPLVLLPGDANPDPILQSRSTVYSDDWSRLHSLFIAGGPENSDAILQAFHALADASPGAEVLSDLAPQPFARFGLWHPATGMTDETGLRAQHASPTHVPILFYRAALEGAGTATIEALIAELEAQGLAPVPLLVSSLKEGPCIRFVQNALAAFPPSAILNLTGFALGIDGLDDKSNPFSGSDAPVIQLIQSGRSEAQWAADSQGLSSKDMAMFLVMPEVDGRLGGLLVGHKADAIWHERCQVPLTAYTPDASGVTRAVALAASWARLRATPRAERRVALVLANYPIRDGRLANGVGYDAPESTVRMLQALEAAEYTVTGAPADGAALIAALQSGPTNAKPERGISPARLTLARYAELFAGLPARIRDDVTARWGDPASDPFRRGDSFHLPALIFGNVAILLQPARGYQLDETLSYHDPALVPPHAYLAAYLWLRHEFGAHALIHNGKHGTLEWLPGKATALDEASYSDALWGQLPHLYPFIVNDPGEGTQAKRRTGAVIIDHLVPPLTRAETYGPLKDLEALLDEYYAASGMDRRRLADLRRRILDFTRDARLDRDIGLPEDETQALIKIDNFLCDLKEAQIRDGLHVFGQSPQGALERDLTVALARVPRGEGPGEGSLIRALADDLKLGIDPLTAKLGAPWTGPTPTLTRSPQGGGKPVPDSLKPQSSPSPRWGGIKGGVEPRTLGDVVEHLESLAASLVEVTLAPEGSWTATRSVLDTIQTLIRPRLAASGPAEMAALLDGLDGKFIRPGPSGAPSRGRLDVLPTGRNFYSVDSRAVPTPTAWELGRKSAESLVLRHLQDHGHHLRSVALSVWGTANMRTGGDDLAQALALIGARPTWDPGSLRVSGYEIIPLAKLGRPRVDVTLRISGFFRDAFPAQIALFDRAIRAVGALDEPTDDNPIAARMRTDALGLMAQGQSEREAALAAGHRIFGSKPGTYGAGLNAMIDSGVWSTKADLGKQAIDWGQYAYGAQAAGTPQRDRFAARLSDIDAVIHNQDNREHDLLDSDNYYQFAGGLSAAVETLTGVKPAAYHNDHSRPERPLIRTLEEEISHVMRSRVVNPKWIAGMQRHGYRGAFEIIATVDFMFAFAATTGAVKTHHFDLAFEAFVEDEAIRDFIQGANRYGYDELIAKFNDARQRGLWAPRSNSAYALLAGES
- the cobO gene encoding cob(I)yrinic acid a,c-diamide adenosyltransferase, producing MTDKPAKKTDLMSEAERDAYHAEKMKKKKEARNKILATKTQEKGLLIVHTGKGKGKSTAAFGMVFRALGHGFKVGVVQFVKGVWETGERDVLLKFPDLVTINAMGEGFTWDVADRQRDLAAARKAWDQAKALIADPSYKLVLLDELNIVLRYDYLPIEEVVEFLRNKPEDTHVIVTGRNAKDELIEIADLVTEMTEIKHHFRAGVKAQKGIEF
- a CDS encoding cation diffusion facilitator family transporter, which gives rise to MIVLGLKFLAWSLTGSIALYSDALESIVNVVTAIVALVAVRLAQKPADAALPYGYHKAEYFSAVIVGVMIIVAAILILREAVLGFMAPELPDAPMQGLAVSVVATAINAIWSFVLVRHGRKVRSPALEADGKHLLTDVVSTIGVLVGLALVYATGWAQLDAVLAALVALNILWSGWGVIRQSVGGLMDVAVPPDTQKTIREVIATNADGAIEAHDIRTRQAGKMTFIDFHLVVPGTMTVDAAHTICDAIEAKLREAVRDVQITIHVEPEQKAKHSGIVVV
- a CDS encoding cobalamin biosynthesis protein, with the protein product MTDASARIVAGIGFATAASADELIGLIERCLEEAGLAPEALAAIGTHARKRGWAVPIVVAGHFGVPLRLLDDAELAGESVAEAVAAAAGPLRLGKRKSRYATCALADCRPGFNVASFGQPPSPRAEMASSIVATSSAGP
- a CDS encoding cobalt-precorrin-6A reductase; this translates as MKILILGGTAEARELANRLVAMGHDVTTSLAGRTQDPILPEGDIRMGKFGGIPGLAAYLRAARMERIVDATHPYAGLISINAVAAAQQTGIPLVRYMRPAWEQRMGADWITVETAAEAAAALPPNADVLLTTGHTGLEQFLERDDCQFVVRTIETPEIDMPRHASLLQTRPPYDVESEMRLMEREGITHLVTKNSGGAQTAAKLEAAQRLGVKVIMIARPAYGPALEVATIDDAISALGLGG
- the cobA gene encoding uroporphyrinogen-III C-methyltransferase; this translates as MFDWIRRPKRRGHFAALDHADFPAMAPGSVWLVGAGPGGPGLVSLLAYHALGQADVIVHDALVSAELLALAPERTERVFAGKRGGRPSPKQADISLQLIDLAMSGKRVLRLKGGDPYMFGRGGEEAGALAKAGVPFRIVPGISSGLGGLAYAGIPVTHRDTNQAVIFLTGHDESGAVPHGVDWPAVAHAAPVIVMFMAVKHLGAIAERLLAAGRDGSDRVAIVSNAATARQSVLETTLAEAKDLVDVPTPAIVVLGPVSAYRPSLDWYVGEARRHVFG